A window from Plodia interpunctella isolate USDA-ARS_2022_Savannah chromosome 2, ilPloInte3.2, whole genome shotgun sequence encodes these proteins:
- the LOC128678121 gene encoding gamma-glutamylcyclotransferase-like codes for MIPSAKDTFLYFAYGSNLLKKRIHINNPSAEFLGIGKLEDHQLDFIRYTDNWQGCSATIVPVEGCHVWGAVWRVENVHMPALDRQEGVESNWYFPKTVTVVTQDGMHIECRTYQQSVNPPPRRDDEDIPEDRRPSLTYMDCILKGAKECGLPKDYIDKLKRIPHNGQESIKMKKLLE; via the exons atgattcCGTCCGCAAAGGATACATTCTTATATTTTGCATATGGGAGTAACTTATTAAAGAAAAGAATCCATATAAATAATCCATCTGCTGAGTTCCTTGGAATCGGGAAACTAGAG gatCACCAACTTGATTTCATTAGATATACTGATAACTGGCAGGGCTGCTCTGCAACTATTGTACCCGTGGAAGGATGCCATGTATGGGGTGCTGTGTGGAGAGTTGAAAATGTCCATATGCCTGCTTTAGATAG gCAAGAAGGAGTGGAGTCGAATTGGTACTTTCCTAAAACTGTCACAGTTGTGACCCAAGATGGTATGCATATAGAATGTCGAACATATCAGCAGTCAGTAAATCCTCCGCCACGCAGGGATGATGAAGACATTCCTGAGGACAGGAGACCCTCCCTCACCTATATGGACTGCATTTTGAAAGGGGCCAAAGAGTGTGGGCTTCCAAAAGACTATATTGACAAACTGAAAAGAATACCACACAATGGACAAGagtcaataaaaatgaaaaaactgCTGGAATAA